The nucleotide sequence CATTCAGTATAAAAGAAAGTTGAAAAGTCAATTCCACGAGATATTAATGATCCAAATGACTTTGATATAAATCCTCTAGTAACAGTACCAGAAGGAATTGAAAAAGAGATACTAGATGACCGGCAAAGTCTAGGTAATGTTGATGCTCCCATGCAGTTGAGCTAGATCACAACAATCATAATCACTCATCAATAACAGTGGATTCACTTCCCCTTATACTTAGGAGATCTATTAGAAATAGACAACCTCTACTAGATATCCTAGTAGTCAATACACATTATTGACTTATAGGGAAGAACCAAAGAGTCAAAGGTGCTATGAAAgatgaaaataaagagaaacGGATTGATGACATGAAATATGAGCAGTCTTTGCATGAAAACAAAACCTTTGAGTTTGTGAAGTTGCCTAAAGTTAATGGAGTTTTAAAGAACAAATGGGCATTCAGGGTGAAACATGAAGAACATAGCCAACACCCACGATATAAAGCTAGATTGGTTGTCAAATGATTCAGGCAAAGAAAATATATTGATTTTGATGAGATTGTTTCCCTACTGTGAAGATGTCATTCATTTGTGTTATGCTTGGTCTAGCAAATAGTCTTGATTTCGAGATCCAAAAGATAGATATTAAAATTGCTTTTCTTTAATGTGAactaaagaaaaagatatacaTGAAGTAGCTATATGGTTTCAAGGTTACAGGAAAAGAGGATTATGTTTgtagattgaaaaaaagtcTTTATGGCTTGAAATAGACACCTAGATAGTAGTATAAGAAGTTTGAGTTAGTCATGGAGTAGCAAGGTCATAAGAAGATTACTTATAACCATTTTGTTTTTATACACAAATTCTCTGATAATGATTTGATAATTCTTTTTCTCTATATGGATGATTATTGATAGAATGCTTCTAGGATTAACAGCTTGAAGAAGCATTTCAGCAAGTCTATTTCCATGAAAAACTTAGGACCAACAAACTAGATCCTTGGTATGCTAATTATTCAGGATAGAAATGCCAAGAAGCTGTGGTTATCACAAGAGAAGTACATTGAAAAAATATTCCAAAGTTCAATATGGACAAGGTTAAAGTGATTAGTTTTCCTCTTGCTAATCACTTTAAATTGAGCACTAGATAAAATCCTTCTGTAGAGCAAGAGAAAGCAAAGATAGACATAGTTCCATATGTTTCAGTTGTTGATAGGTTAATGTACTATATGGTGTTGCCAGTCGGTTTCTTTTAAATTCGAGTAAAAAACATTAGACtgtagttaaatgaatttttaggTAATTTCGAGTTACTACCGGTGTATTTTTGTACTTTGGCAATTATGCACATATATTGCTTGGTTATATAAATGCAAGCATTTGACTCTAGAAAGTTTACTTTAAGGTACTTGATCACTTTTGCAAGGGGAGCTGTGTCATGGAAATATAAATTGTAAAAATGTATTACGCTTTCTACTATTGAAGTAGAGTTGTTGTATAGCCTACAGAAAAATggtaaagaaaaatagaggatTTTTTAAAGCAAGAAATGATCTTTAGAAAGGACCTTGCAGTAGAGAGGGCCTTGCAACAAGGTGGCTCTTCCGGCATGGTCTTGGCATAGAGGGATCATTGCGGAAATATGCCTTGCGACAAAGGTGTAATCTCAACACGGATTGGTCTTGAAACAGTATGCCTTGCGGTATTGTACCTTGCGACAAGGGTGTAATTTCAATGTAAATATGCCTTGCGGCAGTTTGATACTTGTGGCAGTATGGCTGTAGTGGCTGAATAATCCTTTTGGCAAAGAGTTTCACAAGGCCAAAGACCCTCGCAGCAGTGTGATGATGTTCACTTTGGGAATTATCTTAACAAAAGCCTCGCATGACCAAGGTGCTTGTGGCCATATAATCCTTACGGCAATGTGATTCTTATGGCGTAATGGTCTTATGGCATAATGGGTCTTGTGGCAAAGGACTACTCTCATCAATACCAAGGCTTCCTCTCAGCAAGTAACACGTGTCAACACCTGATATTCTCAGGATTCGCACCCTATAAATACCCTGCTACAAAACTCAGAAAGATATCCAAAAATTTTGGTTAACTCTAAACACTCAGAGCATTTCTACTGTTTCTTTGGGAATACTTGTTTCTCATGGGtattgacttaggcatcggagagTCATCGCAGGTGAGGATTCCCGTGAGCCTTCTAATCCTTTTTTTTGTGAGTATCAATAGGAGAATGGAGAATCCTTGGGGCATGCCCAATTTCTTTTGGCAAGAGACTTAACTTTTGCAGCAAGCCCAATTCCTTTTGGCATGAGGCTGAACCTTTGCGGCAACATCATCCTTGCGGCAACAACATCCTTGTGCCAACTGAATCCTTACAGCAACCTCCTTAGGGAAATAGAATCCTTGTGGCACTCTCATTCTTGTGGCAGTTACATCCTTGAAGCAGTCTCATTCTTATGACAGCTTTGTTTCTCTATACAATCATCGTACTCTCAGTAGCCCATGCCATTCCAGGAACATAAATTCACTTTTGGTAGTATCATTTTACCTGGACATCAAGCTTAAGCACACAACTGCAAGTTTCATATCATAAAAtctaattgttatattttttgtaacaacAAAAGTTTATTGCAAGAACAAAAACCTGTAAAGAGTTGTTATGGAGGAAGAAATTTGTTCAGGAACTTGGTTTCAAACAAGTATAAACTATTTTGTAATAGTCAAAGTGCTACTTACCTTggtaagaattctaattttcacTCTCGATCCAAACACATTAATGTGAGATATTATTGAAATATAAATGTGTTAGAAATGAAATAGTTACAAGTTGAAAAGATCAATAGTGATGACAATGAGTATGATATGTTGACAAAATCTTTATCAGGGGAGAAGTTTGAGCTATGTTATTATGTAGTTAAGATGACTACTTTCCCATATGAGCGTGAGGCTGTGAAGCATGGAAATAACTCATAGATGTTGAGTTGTTTCGGCGTTTCCGAACTGTTTCCCATTTCAAAAACAGGGAAGACGTCCCAAAAcgattttcaagttatttttgtaaattgcaAAACGTTTTGAGTCCGtttcacaatttaatttttttttttatgtgaaacgCGTTTGCATTTCTAGCGATCGTGGTGAAGCAACCGCCTGCAGTGAGGAAGACGAGGGTCACCAGATCTACAACTTAGCGATGGTCGGCGGCTAGGGTGAGAGGCGGGACAGATCGACGGTGAGAGGCAAGACGATGGCTAGAGTGGTAAAAGAGATAAGGCGGTGTGTCGATGGCAAGGGAGACAACGGCAACAACAGAGATAGATGATGCAGCGACGGTCGACGATTGGCAACGAGGCGGCGAGACGGGCTGATGGCGACAATGACAGCGACTGTAACATCTCgttcgagcaataggaaggaccggaataacttaccctgatgggcctacacgaacttcccaggggggtcacccatccctggattaccccaagtcaagcacgcttaacttgggagttctttgtcaacattcagcccaaaaagtatccagctggtgttgtttcctttcttacactatcctcgatatattctaacttctctgggctctcggggtattacattctcccccccttaagcacatgacgtcatcgttatgcgaccttacaactggtcccagatctccccccgtgcatggccgatgtgggattcgcctaaggtgcctacacgcaccccccataggggcctcacacccccatcgggactcagcctcctcgctgaggtttgccccaccaccaccCTCAGAGGCTCGGGcgtcggctttgataccatttgtaacatcccgttcgagcaataggaaggaccagaacaacttaccctgatgggcctacacgaacttcccaggggggtcacccatccctgaattaccccaggtcaagcacgcttaacttgggagttttttgccaacattcagcccaaaaggtatccaactggtgttgtttcatttcttacactatcctcgatatattctaacttctctgggctctcagggtattacagcGACAATGATGCTGCTCCAAACCTTCAGACTTTAACGAACAGACTGCAATTGTTTTGCAAATTTGTAATATACGGTTTACTACTTATAATactatttatatcatataaattataaactaatttcACATGCacccttatttattttattttaataattatattttttattattttcatgtatatccttatattttttaaatttacaatttatctcgcatttttattttctacttttttgagaaaatatcatttctttattttcatttttttgcaaCCTAGGCGTGAGAGGATAATTGTTAAATAGTGTCCCGCCCATTGTGGcctatttagaaataaaaaaataatatatattatatataaaggtgTACACATGTGCGTTAgtgtaataaattaaaaaaacaaaaaggaagaagaaattgagaagcagCGAAGAGTGAGAAggcatgaagaagaagaaaaaaaataaaatgtttgattttgtaAACTTTTGGCCAAAATTAAGTGTTGATTTTAGTTTCGATCTTGATGAATTTTTAGTACGTTGTCATGTTTGCTAAATTCTACAAGGTGTTTAGCTCGTTTTAggtatttttcatatttcttgttttaaatattcacaaaaataCCTTTCTTTGTGAATGACATGAACTTGATTCTTGATATTTAATTGAGAAGTTACGTCTATAgtttagctaaaaaaaatttgtctttACCCATTATTTTGATAGTGAATGATTAATTGACTTGTTCATGTGATTTTTACTTTCCACGggtattttttatgtaaatattatatttagtattaattatttatttactgtgatttttagttaatttgttatttttcgcGTGTTTCTAACAAATGGTTCCacaaaaatatatgttgatCGATAGAATCAGGCCGTGGATAGAAAACCGCAAACATGATCAGATGAAATAAACCGGGCATTTCTTATCTCTGTAACTGGCCAATATGAGGCCGTCCGGTCCAACACCGGCGGCGCAGCTGGCGTGCATCTTGTGGCGCTTACTCGTCCACGACACCACCTTAAACCGGATGGTCGACGTCAATTGCAGCCGGAAAATCACCTCCCCTCGCGACCGGTCCGCCTGAAACTGCATCCACCGCTGGTTGTTCACCGTCAGCGTCGCGCCGCCGCTCAAAATTCCGGTAAGCGCCGTCGAGTTCTTGGGCTCCTCGTAGAACGACCCCACAATCAATGCCCCGCCGATGTTCTGATCCTGGTAGTACAGCGTCACCTGCGTGTAGAGGTAATTTCACAATCAAATTAAGTCAATTAactgattttatttatgatataatagaatcaaaattt is from Diospyros lotus cultivar Yz01 chromosome 2, ASM1463336v1, whole genome shotgun sequence and encodes:
- the LOC127795417 gene encoding protein NDR1-like, whose protein sequence is MQSNEIPVHSEDERELKRNHTARYYAHRVRESLTRRVVKLICTIFLTFLFIIGLLVFILWLSLRPHRPRIHIRDFSMPGLAQANGFENAQVSFNVTARNSNQNMGIYYDAMEVTLYYQDQNIGGALIVGSFYEEPKNSTALTGILSGGATLTVNNQRWMQFQADRSRGEVIFRLQLTSTIRFKVVSWTSKRHKMHASCAAGVGPDGLILASYRDKKCPVYFI